A segment of the Marinomonas posidonica IVIA-Po-181 genome:
AGCTGACGAGTATTCCATGGCAGATGACGTGTTGCTCTCAACCAAGGCCGCCAAACGCAAGATATGCGTTTTGAGCTCTAGGTCATTTTGTACTGTTTGTTCAATACGGAAATCTTGAGCTCGGCGAACGCCAGCACTCTCAAGCATAGGACTTAATTGATCAGGGTGGACATATAACATTTTATAATGAAGGGTGTCGTCGGTACCGGAATGACCGTCGTGAGCATCCTCTGGGTTGAACACAATCACATTGCCAGAATAGCTTTTGTGGTGTTCTCCCAAGGCATAAAAGTCTTGTCTGCCCGACAAGGTAACACCAAACGAAAACTCTTCGTGGGCGTGAGTTCCATAGCAAAAGTCATTCATTGACGCTTCGAGCAACATCACTTCATCAAAGGTGGCGCTTTTCACAAACTGAAAACAATTTTCTGCCGACATCACAACCCTCTCACGCGTCTCTTAACCACTTCAATCAGAATAGAATATCCAGTTTGAAGATAAAAAGATTGGACGATATTGCGCAATCAGCACAAATAAACGCCTAATTTGATGCGCCAGATTCCACCTTTGCTAATGCCTGCAAATACATTCTCCAAGCACACATACCAGCTAATAGGTTACCAACCAATACGCCAATGAACAGGCCTTTTAGCCCTGCCAGCTCAGCACCGAGCCATAAACAAGGCAAAAAGAAAGCAAATAGCCGCAAGGCAGAAATGGTTAACGCCACATAGGATTTACCCAACGCATTACAGACAGACACCATCAACATGCAAACACCCAAAGCACCTAGGCTGACCGGGACGATGAGTAAATGCCAAGTTAAAATGTCCGACACAGCCTGTTCACTGGTCATAAGACGAGCCAAAGGCCCTGCTAATAAGAAGGTCAGTAACGCCACACCTAATTGAAACAGCAAAATATACCGAATCGCTATCGAAACCACAGAGCGGATGTCTTGAATCCGATTGGCCCCCAATAAGCGACCAACCATAGGTGGCATCGACATGGTTAATGCTAAAACAGAAACAATGGTAAAGAACTCAAACCTCGACCCTAACGCCCAAGAGGCTACCGCCGCAGTACCAAAGCTAGCAATCAGCTTGGTGGCCATCATGGAGGACACTGGTGGTAATAACTGACTGATCATAGCAGGCCCCATAATATGACCAATCGACGCTAAGCTTTTACCAACATTCAAATTCCTCCAATCAAAACTTACCCAGCGTTTAGCCGACACTTGAGGCGCAACCACCAACGCCCCCACCAAACCAAATGCCACGGTTGTGGCTAACGCCGCACCGTTAAGACCAAGATCAAGAGTAAAAATAAAGATAGGATCCAACACCAAATTCAACACACTGGTTACTATCATCATGATGCCTGGCAAAATCGTATTGCCATTGGC
Coding sequences within it:
- a CDS encoding AraC family transcriptional regulator, producing the protein MSAENCFQFVKSATFDEVMLLEASMNDFCYGTHAHEEFSFGVTLSGRQDFYALGEHHKSYSGNVIVFNPEDAHDGHSGTDDTLHYKMLYVHPDQLSPMLESAGVRRAQDFRIEQTVQNDLELKTHILRLAALVESNTSSAMEYSSALFEFAEYLAHQKGIQRSVRLGKSKRRAKKDPVFERVRDYLHAHVSDEVSLDALSQVAHMSKYHLLRCFRDYFGMTPHQYWQNYRINRAKEALSMGMSLTDVALTFGFTDVSYFNRRFKPMFGVTPHQFRRTLLRT
- a CDS encoding MATE family efflux transporter, coding for MTSSPSLARELFNMTWPMLFGILSLMSFQLVDSAFIGQLGVVPLAVQGFTLPIQMLVIGLQVGLGIATTAMIARALGAQNIQYAKQLGGLVLMIGSLGIAVFSVLIWLMRGPILALLSAPDTVYGTVDDYWPYWLLSAWVGALLYFFYSISRANGNTILPGIMMIVTSVLNLVLDPIFIFTLDLGLNGAALATTVAFGLVGALVVAPQVSAKRWVSFDWRNLNVGKSLASIGHIMGPAMISQLLPPVSSMMATKLIASFGTAAVASWALGSRFEFFTIVSVLALTMSMPPMVGRLLGANRIQDIRSVVSIAIRYILLFQLGVALLTFLLAGPLARLMTSEQAVSDILTWHLLIVPVSLGALGVCMLMVSVCNALGKSYVALTISALRLFAFFLPCLWLGAELAGLKGLFIGVLVGNLLAGMCAWRMYLQALAKVESGASN